From Miscanthus floridulus cultivar M001 chromosome 15, ASM1932011v1, whole genome shotgun sequence, the proteins below share one genomic window:
- the LOC136508920 gene encoding dirigent protein 22-like, producing MAAAVLLLLLPILVATTAPAASAASSSGGEKSTHIKLYWHDVVSGPSPTAVPVARAALTNTSKTSFGAVVVIDDPLTEGPDLKSSKPLGRAQGTYIGAGKDEVSLMMNMNFVFEAGKYNGSTVAIMGRNAVFNAVREMAVVGGTGVFRMARGYAQARTHTFDLKTGDATVEYNLFIRH from the coding sequence atggccgccgccgtgctCCTCCTACTACTGCCAATCCTGGTAGCCACCACCGCACCTGCCGCGTCGGCGGCGTCCAGCAGCGGCGGCGAGAAGAGCACGCACATCAAGCTGTACTGGCACGACGTGGTGAGCGGGCCGAGCCCGACAGCGGTGCCGGTGGCGCGCGCGGCGTTGACCAACACCTCCAAGACGAGCTTCGGCGCCGTGGTGGTGATCGACGACCCGCTCACCGAGGGCCCCGACCTCAAGTCCTCCAAGCCCCTGGGCCGCGCTCAGGGCACCTACATCGGCGCCGGCAAGGACGAGGTGTCGCTCATGATGAACATGAACTTCGTGTTCGAGGCCGGCAAGTACAACGGCAGCACCGTCGCCATCATGGGCCGCAACGCGGTGTTCAACGCCGTCCGGGAGATGGCCGTCGTGGGCGGCACCGGCGTGTTCCGGATGGCGCGCGGGTACGCGCAGGCACGGACGCACACCTTCGACCTCAAGACCGGCGACGCCACCGTCGAGTACAACCTCTTCATCAGGCATTGA